A window of the Verminephrobacter eiseniae EF01-2 genome harbors these coding sequences:
- a CDS encoding C-terminal helicase domain-containing protein, which yields MFCEYMATVQAMKTAFSAAGIQWVTLVGSDSAKRRQQAIDAFQNDPAVTVFIGTTSAAGVGICVGCIDVLVCVLGY from the coding sequence ATCTTCTGCGAGTACATGGCTACTGTGCAGGCCATGAAAACCGCCTTCAGCGCCGCCGGCATCCAGTGGGTGACCCTGGTGGGATCGGACTCGGCCAAGCGGCGCCAGCAGGCCATTGATGCATTCCAGAACGACCCGGCCGTGACGGTGTTCATCGGCACCACGTCGGCCGCCGGCGTCGGCATTTGCGTCGGGTGCATTGATGTGCTAGTTTGTGTACTTGGCTACTGA
- a CDS encoding PaaI family thioesterase, with protein MNSDSNGNGGALPPEGYLPLFRSSAFLDLVGPLFYRPEGESFCIGMRVLAQHVNSGGTAHGGLLATLADVSLGYVTASSREPALRMSTASLTIDYFGAAPLGSWVESQVSIGKIGRHLAFADAAIFADARPVARARALFAISDAPQTVGAK; from the coding sequence TTGAATTCCGATTCGAACGGAAACGGCGGTGCACTGCCGCCTGAAGGCTATCTGCCGCTTTTTCGCAGTAGTGCCTTCCTAGATCTGGTTGGCCCACTCTTCTACCGTCCCGAAGGCGAGTCCTTCTGTATCGGTATGCGCGTGCTCGCGCAACACGTCAACAGCGGCGGCACCGCACACGGTGGCCTGCTTGCCACGCTGGCTGACGTCTCTCTCGGCTATGTGACCGCCTCCTCTCGCGAGCCGGCGTTGCGCATGTCCACTGCCAGTTTGACGATCGACTACTTTGGCGCAGCACCCTTAGGCAGTTGGGTCGAATCGCAAGTGTCCATCGGCAAGATCGGGCGACATTTGGCGTTCGCGGACGCGGCGATCTTCGCCGACGCCCGTCCCGTGGCAAGAGCGCGCGCGCTGTTCGCCATCTCCGATGCACCGCAGACTGTCGGTGCCAAGTAG